Within Candidatus Izemoplasmatales bacterium, the genomic segment GCATGCACTGCATCGAACTGATGATGCCGCCAAATACCTTGTTCCTAGGCGACGGGAAGCAAGGTGCTCTCGAGTCGATCCAGTTCGATGGGAATCGCCGTGGATCCCAAGGTGTACTTGACCATCGCCCCGGCCGAGACTTCAATCAGGGATGGCGTTTTGATGGAAATCTCGTCGATGGACTCGAGGAAGGCGTCGCGATCTCCAACGGTCAGTTCCTGCACGACGGCCGTATCGACGACGAACACCGCGATTCCCGCATCTTTTAACAGGGTAAGCACTCCGGCGACTTCGGCTTCGATGGCGACACAGTGTGAACAGGCGTCGTTATACAAATAGACGAAATAGTGTGCGAGGGGCTGATCCAGTTCGTCGGTCTGCGACATGATTTCATGGTAGTACCCCAATGACGGCAGGTCCTCAAGCACCGGCTGCACCGCGGTCGTGACAGTCGTGGTGGTCGACGCTTCGCTCGTTTCAATGATCGTTTCCGTCGTTGTTTCCGTCGTCGGAATCGCGGTTGTCTCGATCGGCTGCGTGATGGTGGTGACGGTGGTCAAGTCCGTCTGGATCCCGAACTGGCAGCTCACCGGCATCAAGGTGATGAGAATGAGATACAGGAATGCTCGTTTCATGGAAATCCTCCTCCTATTGCATGTCGTGCGGATGGAGCGTTCACGGAACCCCGTCGCCAAGGCGACCGCGAATCGTCGGCAGAAAAAGCCATCACAACGGTCGCGCCTATATTACTCCCGGTCTCCGAACGATGAAAGCCGGAAGACGTGCGGTCGATTCAATGATGAATCATTGCATTTAATGAAATCATAATCATTTTTTCCGTGCTTGGCAAGACGTTCCACGAAAATATCAACGATTCGCAATCACATTTCGATGACAGATGGTTTGTTCCACCGACGACAGGACCACCGATGAAATCATTCCCGTCGGGAAGAATCCGTCGGCGATGGTTCGAAGAGGCGAATGACGGTACCCGGGAGAAAGAAACGCCGAAGCGGATGAAAGGAGGCGAAGCGATTTTCATCCCGCGTGAAGGTCGGGTTCGCTTGATGCGTGATATCATAAAAGAGGCGCTCCAAACGGAGCGCATCGAGGAGAGCAAGCATGTTCAAGAACATCCAGGAAATGCTCGAATACGTCCACAGGGAAAACGTCGAGATCATCGACTTCAAGGTCACCGACATGCAGGGGACCTGGCATCGCCTCTCGATCACGAGGCAGAAGCTCAAGGAAGACATCATGACGAAGGGCATCGGCTTCGACGGATCGTCCTACGGCTTCACCACCGTCGACAAGTCCGACATGGCGATGGTCCCCGACGTCACGACCTGTTATATCGATCCGACCAAAGCGGTGAAGACGATCGCCTGCATCGCCGACATCTACACGATCGAGAACAATCGGCTGGTCCGTTACGAGGACGACCCCCGCTACGTCGCCGAGAAGGCGGAGAAGCTGATCCTCTCGTCCGGCATCGCCGACGAGATCCTGCTCGGCCCGGAATTCGAGTTCTACGTCCTCGACCACGTCTCCTTCGACATCTCGAACAACCACATGGAAGTCCGCCTCGATAGCGAACAGGCCGAATGGAACGCATCCCGCTCGGATGTGCAGAACCTCGGCCTCCACGTCCGGAGCCATGGCGCCTACCATCTCGATTCGCCGTTCGACCGCGCCTACGACCTCAGGACGGAAACCGTCCTCGCGGCGGAGAGGATCGGCGTCCCGGTCAAGTACCACCACGCCGAGAACGGCGGACCAGGCCAGTGCGAGATCGAGGTCGAGTTCGCCTCGATCCGGGAGATGGGCGACCGTTCGATGAAGCTCCGCCATCTCCTCCGCAACCTCGCGGAGAAGCAAGGCAAGGTCGTCACCTTCATGCCCAAGCCGTTTGGCTCCGAAAGCGGATCCGGACTCCATGTCCACCTCCTCCTCAAGAACAAGGGTCAGTGGATCATGTACGACAAGGACGGATACTCCGGTCTCTCGCAGACCGCCCTCTATATGATCGGCGGCCTCCTCACCCATGCGAAAAGCCTCTGCGCGATCACGAACCCCTCGACGAACTCCTACAAGCGCCTCGTCCCCGGGTTCGAGGCGCCGGTCACGATCGGCTATGCGACGTCCAACCGGAGCGCCGTGATCCGCATCCCCGGATACGCCGTC encodes:
- the glnA gene encoding type I glutamate--ammonia ligase — translated: MFKNIQEMLEYVHRENVEIIDFKVTDMQGTWHRLSITRQKLKEDIMTKGIGFDGSSYGFTTVDKSDMAMVPDVTTCYIDPTKAVKTIACIADIYTIENNRLVRYEDDPRYVAEKAEKLILSSGIADEILLGPEFEFYVLDHVSFDISNNHMEVRLDSEQAEWNASRSDVQNLGLHVRSHGAYHLDSPFDRAYDLRTETVLAAERIGVPVKYHHAENGGPGQCEIEVEFASIREMGDRSMKLRHLLRNLAEKQGKVVTFMPKPFGSESGSGLHVHLLLKNKGQWIMYDKDGYSGLSQTALYMIGGLLTHAKSLCAITNPSTNSYKRLVPGFEAPVTIGYATSNRSAVIRIPGYAVDETEKRFEYRSPDATSNPYLAYAALMLAAYDGIKNKIDPSGNGFGPFDFNLYDLSKEDQARIKGLPTSIPEAFAALKEDRDYLLKEGVFSAKYLESLEKRLMQEHSKIQRTPHPLEFDYYFNR